GATTTTGTGTTGGTGGAGGGCGCAGGCGGTGTGCTGGTGCCCATCAATGAGGAAGCAACCATGTCTGACTGGATGGTTGCACTGAAGAACAAGGCAGATCTACGCGTGGTGCTGGTCGTGGGCTCTTATCTGGGCACCATCAGCCATACGCTGACAGCGCTAGAGAGCTTGAAAGCGCGAGGTCTCACCCCAGCCGTCATTGTCATCTCGACGTCTGAGGTGAACCCGGTGCCGGTCGAAGAAACTGTGGAGGTCATGGGGCGCTTTGCAGACAACGTGCCCATCGCCATTGTCCCTCGTCTTGACGAAGCTCCCGCGCCTGACCTCACACAATATTTGGACTGATTATCCGCGCGGGCCGAAGAAGTACCAGAGGATGACGCCGAGGATTGGCAGGAACAAGATTACGACAATCCACAAGACTTTCGTGAGTGTCTCTGCATTGCTCTGCACGGTCTTCACGATTGCATAAATATCCGCAATCAGAATGAGCAGCCCGAACAGGCCGTTAAACTGAAGATCAAGCATTTAGCGCAACTCCCCTAAAATGAATCAGGGGATAACCATATCGCTAAATGAGAGACCCTGCGAGCGCACCCTCATGCTCTAACAGCCATTTTTTTGCAGGCAGCCCGCCGCCGAAGCCGGTAAGCGTGCCATTCGCGCCAATCACCCGGTGACAGGGAACGATGACCGGGATGGGGTTTTTGCCATTGGCAAGGCCGACGGCACGGACTGCTTTCGGGTTACCAATAGTGTTGGCGATGTCTCGATAAGCACACGTGTCGCCATATCCAATATTTAGAAGTGCTTGCCAGACGCTGAGCTGAAAATCGGTACCCTCGGGAGCCAGGGTCAGATCCTCAAAGCTTTGCCGTTCGTCTGTGAAATACTCTCTGAGCGCCTGTAGAGCAGCTTCAAGATGTTGTTTGGCCTCAGCAGACGGATTGGGATCTTCGTCAAGCACTTCGTCTTTTTGAGTATCAAACAAGACCCGTGCGAGACCGCCCGAATGGGCAGCGACGCGAATAGGCCCGATTGGGGTGTCGAGGGTTGCAATGGCAAGGGGTGTCTTGGATTTCGGCATGGTAGATTCCTATGAGGATAGGCTGGACCAGAGGTGAAGGGCGGCATAACCGCGCCAGGGCCTCCAGTTTTCTGCGGTTGCAGCGAGTGCTTTCGCACTCAGTTTTTCAGAATGGGGTGCGGCAGCCTTTTGAAGTCCCAGGTCGCCGGACGGGAAGGCATCGGGATCACCAAGCGCGCGCAAGGCAACATAGGAGGCTGTCCAGTCGCCGATGCCTTTGAGCGATGTGAGGGCAGCGACCATTTCAGAAACATTGACCCCTGGATGTAACGTGACTGCGCCGCTGGAAACAGCCTTGGCAAGGGTCGATAGTGTATCTCCACGGGTACGGGGCATTCCCAATTTGCCGAGGTCGTCTCTTACAAGCGTCCAAGGTTCCGGGAACAAGAACGAGGGCCAGTTGTCCCCTGGTGGTGTCACTTCATCGCCATACGCCTCCACCAACCGTCCTGCGATGGTGGTCGCCCCTTTGACAGACACCTGCTGACCGAGGATGGCGCGGATCGCCAGCTCAAAGCCGTCAAAGGCACCAGGAATGCGAAGACCCGGTCTCTGTTCGACCAAGGGGCCTATAAGCGGATCATCGGAAAAGTGCGCGCCGATGGCTTGTGGTTGTGCATCAAGATCAAACAGGCGTCGCAGTCGCATCACAAGATCTGCAAGAGCGAAAGGTCGATCACTCATCACCCGCACCCAAAGAATGTCGCGGGTTTTGTCGGGCTCTGCCTCGATAAAGGCATGGGTATCGTTCAACCGCACGGTGCGCCGGTACCGATTGCCATCAATCGCTTCGACACCTGGAATGGCCCGTATCTCGAAATAGTCCAAGATCATTTGCCAGTCGAACGGCGGTCGGAAGCCGAGACGCAACCGAAGATCGAAGGGGAGCGCATTGTCCTTGTTGGTGGCGCCATGGCCTTTCTTCCGCGCCGCCCGCCGAATGGCTGTTGGCGGTTCGCCATAGCGCTTGGCAAACGCATCATTGAACCGTCTGAGACTTGAGAAACCGGATGCAAAGGCGATGTCAGCAACGGGCAGGTTTGTATCGCGGAGCAGCTGATTGGCGAGCAAAAGGCGTCGCGTGGCGGCGACGGCTTCTGGGTTCGCGCCTAAGTGCATATTGAACAGACGTCGCACCTGTCGTTCACCAAGGCCGAGGCGGTCTGCAAGCTGGCAGACACTGCCCGTATCCAGCGCGCCCTCACCGATCAGGCGGAGTGCCCGGGACACCGTTGCTGCGGACCCTTGAGCCGCAGGCGTGCCGGGTGCCGCTTCAGGGCGGCATCTAAGGCAGGCACGAAAGCCCGCCTGCTCAGCCGCCGCCGCAGAAGGCCAGAAAGTGCAGTTTTCACGTTTGGGAAGTCGGGCTGGACAGACAGGCCGACAATATATCCCCGTCGATGTGACGCCCGTGAAGAAGCGCCCGTCAAATCGGGTGTCGCGCGCCTGAATGGCGGCGTAGCAGGCATCTGGTGTCGGAAACGACGATGGTGAACAGGTATCCATGCTGTAAGCATAGACTATGGTTTGGAAATTACTCGCCAGATTCGGACATGGTTGGGAGAGCCAATTTGAGCATTTCGAGAAAAAGTCGCACGACTTTTTCGGTTCGGAAATGCGACACAATACGGAGTATAGAGCGGCTCTCGCGATTTAATCTAAACGCGCGCCAGTCTTAGTTAGGCTCACCGTTCTGTAAAGGCGATGTCCAGGGACCGGAAAACGGGTTTCAGGAGGTAGCGAACGAGCGATTTGGAGCCCGTGATGATCTCCGCATTCACGACCATGCCGGGCAGAATGGAGTGATGCTTCGCCCCAAGGCCCACATGCGCCTTGGAAAGCGCGATGATGACTTTGTAGTAAGGCTCATCCTGTTCATCGCGGAATGTTGACGCAGAGATGCGTCGGACCTCACCATTAATATCACCGAAGCGGGCTGTATCGTAGGTCGTGATTTTGACCTTTGCAGAATCCCCGATTTGTATGTGGCCGATATCAGTTGGCTGTACGCGGACCTCTGCCACCAGCTCATCATCCATAGGCACCACCTGGGCGACAAGGCCGCCGGGCTCAATGACCTCGCCAATGGTTTTGGCAGGCAGATCCTGGACAATGCCGCGAACAGGAGCGAAGACCGTCAGTCGTTCTACCCGGTCGGTGAGCTTGCGAATGGCACTCGCTGTTTCGTCTAGTTCTGCGGTAGCTGTCGAGCGTTCAGAAAGAGCATCATTGATAAGTGTTGCATCCAATTCTTCGAGGCCAACTTCCTCCTCGCGGAGCGACTCGCGGGTTGCTGCCAGGTTGCCGGCCGTGGAGATGAGTTGCACCCGTGTTTGTTCATACGTGCGTTTGGTTTCAAGATAGGCGATGCGGGAGACAAGGCCTTTTTCAAGGAGGGCACCCCTTAGGTTGACCTGCTCAAGCATCAGTTCGACCTGTTCTTTCAGGCTGGCACGCTGATCTGACAGGGATTCAATGTCGCTTTTACGTTGTTCGATCCGAGCAAGGAAACCCTGCCGTTGACGGTCAGCGGCTGTGAGCGATGCTTCGAGGAGCGCAAGTTCATTTGCGTAAAGGTTGGGGTCAAGCTCTTCGAGCGAGGGATCCATTGGGCGCGCCTCAACGTTCGCACTCAAGCGTTCGATCTTCAGCTGCAATGCAACCTGTCGGGCAGCTAATTGACCAAGGTCGCCCTCAGCGGCGATAGGCTGAAGCCTTGCGAGCGGCTGATCTTTCTCAACCAACTCTCCTTCATTGACGAGGACTTCAGCGACGATGCCGCCTTCCAAATGTTGGACCAGCTGAACGCTCCCGGCGGGTGTGACTTCGCCATCGGCTCGCGCTAGTTCTTTGATCTCTGTGATGGAACCCCAAAGGATTGCGAGCGCCAGAAAGACACCGCCAACAATCATCAGGTTTTGATAAAAGCGAGGGGGTCCGGATTCTTCTAGCGTCAAGGGGAGGGCGAGTTTTTTTGACAGCTCAGCTTTTCGCTTTGCTTTCTTCGAACTCTCTGTCTTCTCCTGCGCCACCGGCGGTACCCTTCTACTCATCTCCAGAAACATAGGCCTGTGAGGTTGCCCCGCGATTTTGACTTTTCGCGACCATCACAGCGGATTTGAGGGAAATACTGACGGAATAACCTTAAAAGCGGCTTAATTTCAGCCGTTAAGCCGGTCCAAAACGGCACTGGGGGCACCGTCAAGTGCCACGCGTCCCTGGTCGAGATAGACCAGACGATCAGCGAGGCGCATGTGGCTCGGACGGTGGGTCACCATCAAGATGGTGGCCTTCCCCTTAAGAGACATCAGCTTGTCAACCAAAGCGGCGTCAGCCGCATCGTCGAGGCCAAAGGCGGGCTCATCCAGAAGCAGCATAGGGGCGTTCTTCACGTAGGCGCGGGCGAGGTTCAACCGTTGACGGACACCGCCGGCAAGGTTCGCAAAATCCTCCTGTGAGAAACGGGTCTCTGCGCCGTCTGGAAGAGATTTGACATAATCTGCCAGACCGGCGTCGGCAATCGCCTTTTCAATGTCTTGGTCGCTGGCGGTCGGGTCGGCCAGTCGCAAGTTCTGGGCGATGGTGCCGTAGAAGAAAGTTGCATGTTGGGGGAGGTAGGCAATTGAATTGCGCATCTCGCCGGAATCAAGCTGGCGAATGTCCAAACCATCAAGGGCAACAGAGCCAGCTTGCGGTTTGTAGAGGCCGGCAATGACTTTCAGAAGAGTTGATTTCCCCGCACCATTCGATCCGTTGATCGCAATGAATTCGCCCGGTTCCACCTTCAAGGCCGCCCCCATCAGTGCTGGTTCAGATCCGGCTGAAAAACGCAAAGAGACATTGTTCAGTGTGATGCCTCCCTTGAAAGACCGGAAGAAGGAAGGAAGTCTTCCGGCATCTCTCTCCAGCGGCAGTTTCATAAGGCCATCAATTTGTTTGAGGCTCTGGCTGACTTGGCTGATACGACTGAAGCTTAAGAAAATAGACTGGATTGGTCCCAGAACACGCCAGACGAAGGCCATCGTAGCAATCAATGCACCAATGGAGAGATCGCCCTCCATCGCATAGAGCGTGCCAATGGCAAGAGTGGCGACACCCGCAATCGTCATCAGGGTCTGCGCAACTGTTTGAATGAACATATTTATTCGTGCGGTGTGCGCATTGGCGACGGCTGCGCGCTCCGAAATACTATGAAACCGATCACGCCAGATGTCTTCAGCCGCGCACTGCTTCAGAGTGCGTTGTTTGCTGACAAGCTCGATGAGGAAGTTCTGACGTGTATTCCGAATTTCTCCTGACTCAGCGATCGCCTTTTTCATGATCGGAGCCATTACCAGACCAAAGATCGTGAAGGCGGCAATCAGCGCGACAGGCACCCATCCAATTGTACCCGCGATTACAAAAATCGCTGCAAGGAAAACGATCACAAAGGGCAGGTCAAATGCAGCCGCTGCCAGGGGCCCGGTAAATATCTCACGGACACCCTCAAATTGTCTCAGACGATTGAGCTGGGTCGCGACAGGTGCACTCTCGGTCATAGAAACCGGCATGTAGAGCAACTGCTTGAACGATGCACCACCAACTTGCGCGTCAATACGCGCGCCGAGATAGGCAAGAGCCCGCCCGCGAATGACGCGGAGTGCGGCTTCCACACCTATGATCAGAAGAATACCGGCAACAAAATAGGCAAGCGTTTCAGCCGACCGTGTGCCGATAACGCGATCATAGACGCCCATGATGAAAATTGGCACCATGAGAGCGGTAACATTTGTGACGAAACTGATAGCGAATGTTTGTGCAATCAGTTTCTTGAAGCGACCAACAACATTCCAGATCCAACTTCCTGCAGCTCTTTGGGCAGGAGCCGGTTCAATCGTGTCCGCATGATTGACGAGGTACGCAACGCCCTTTGTTTTACCGGCGTCGATCGTGCCTTCAGCTTTCTGTTTTCCATCAAAGATTGAAAGCGTGTCGCCATCGCGGGAATAGATAACACCGATGTGCTCGCCATCTGTCGAGAAGAGGCAGGGTAGTTGGCTGGGGCGTAGATCGCACAGGCGCATATTGCGAGCGGTCGTCGCATAGTTCAGGTTTGAGAGGATGGTCCGCACATCATCGAAGTCGAGATTATCGACAAAGTGAGGCAATGCTTCTGCTAGGTGCCGCGCTTCGCCGCGCCACCCGAGCTTGGTGAGGAGCGGCATGAGACAGGCACCTGCAGAGGTCCCGCCAACAAAGCTGTCCATGTCGCCACCATGGAGCAAAGAGGATAGGAGCGGTCGACCCTTCCGCTCTACCGGCTTGTTCGCAACGGCCGCCTCGGTAGCGTTGTCAAAGGTGATGCTCATGATGCGGCCTCCGCTGGCGCATGCATTGGTGCAGGGGCGGGTGCAGAAGCTGCGTTTGCGAGGCTCACCTCGGTCAGCACGCCGTCCTTCATTTCAAAATGCCTGTCGGCGATGCGCTTCAGGGATGGCCGGTGTGTTACGGCGATGATTGTGGGGCCACCCTTAAGCACTTGCAGGGCTTTCAACACTTTCTGATCGCCTTTCTGATCAAGCGTGTTGTTGGCTTCATCAAACAGCAGGACCTGAGGTTTCATCGCGAGTGCTCGCGCTATCGTCATACGCTGGAGAAATCCGCCGGGGAGTTGCTCGGCAATACCCTGATTGACACGCGTGTCATAACCTTCTGGGAGACGATGAATATCTTCTTCTAGACCAATGGCGCGCGCTGCCAGCCGCGCATTGTCAATCGCTTCGCCGGTTCGGAACATGGCAAGATTTTCAAGGATGGTTCCCTGGAACAAGACCGGGTTTGGAGGAATGTAGGCGACCCAGTTGGACAGAGCTTTTTGGTGAGGGCCCGTCACATCCATGCCATCAATCATAACATTGCCCTCAGTCGGGCGGGCTTCGCCAGTGATCAGACGGATAAGGGTCGATTTGCCGGAATTGTCGATGCCCGTAACCGAAATCATCTCGCCGGACTTGAACTTGGCGCTGACTGCTTTCACGACGTCTGGAAGGTCGGGTCCATATCGGAAGGAGGCCCTCTTCAAGTCAATCTGTCCGGCTAGGTTGGGCACGGTGTTCTGGCTTGCTGTAACCTGTCCGCCTGGCAAATCAAGCAGGCTTGCAGCTTTCTCTCTGGCGACATCGACACTTTGAAGCTGCGTCCAAAGACTCAAACCTTTCAAAAGTGGTTGAATGGTACGGCCTGAAAGAAGAGTGCAGGCTGCGAGCGACCCCATAGTCAAACTGCCATCAATGACCAGGAGCGCGCCTACTGAGACGACTGCCACCATAGTGACGCCGGCAAAAACAGCGCCGAAAGACTGAGCAATGCCGCCAAGTTCAATCGTGCGGTACGTGGCAGATGCTCCCGTGCGGAGCAGCCGTTCATAGCGGCGCAGGATCTGGGGTTCCATTGCCATACTTTTGATGGCTGGAATGCCGTTCAGCGTTTCCACAACGAAACTGTAGCGTCGATCATCGAATGCCCAGCGGTCGCTCAGCACTTTCCGGAGCGCACTACCGCTAATGGCGGTGACGACGACGAGGACAGCGAATAAAGCAATGGGGACCAGAACCAGCGAGCCACCGATAATCCAGATGAGGCCAAGGAACGCGCCAACAAAAGGCAAATCCAGCATCAGCAAACGTGACTGTCCACCTTCGAAATCTCGGATTGTCTCAAGCGCTCCGAGTTTGTCCATATAGCCGCCGGGCGTTTCCTTTTCAAAATCTTGCGGAGATGTTTCAAGGAACCGGTCGACAAGCGTCACGTTGAGCGCGTGGTCTAGCTGAGCCGCATACCAGATAACAAGACAGGAGCGGGAATAGCGGAACACCGCATCAATGCACATGATCCCAATGAGCCCCATCACCATGATGGTGAGGGTTTCAACAGCCTGGTTAGGGATAATCCGGTCATAGACCTGGAGCAGCGCGAGGGGTGTGGCTAGCGCAAAAAAGTTGATCGAAATAGAACCAATAAGGATAGGGGGGCTCAGCGGACCCGCGCCCTTCGCCGTGAAGCCGGCAAAGCGTTCATCGCGCCCGCCGGAGATGAAGACTCGAAGCGAGTCCACCGCCGACTGAATTTTGTTGCGCGGTCCGTCAGAAGGCTGCTGTTTACTCATGCCGACGTGCGTGTCCCAGGAACAGATAAGCGGACAATCCCACCATCCTTCCTGCAGAATCCCCCGAAGTTTTTGTTTTTTGGTTAATTTTTTGCTTTTGCCGGGTTTTCCGCAGATTTACGTCGATATAAATGACGTTTTTAGTAAAATTTTCGCGGTTTTCTGCGGATTTTGGGCGAATAGCTGGCTATGTAACGAATGCCCGTTGATGGTTACACGGCGTTAACCAGACTTCTTGACGACGAGTTAATTTCTCCCCCCCAAATTGTCTAGTAACTGAAAAACCCTTCGCTATCGCGTGATGGGTTTGTGCTGGGTCTGATGCAGATTCAGCCGCCTTTGATGTGGCGTAGGAAGGTAGACATGGCTGACGAAACGAATCGTGAAGACGAAGCTGAAGTCAGGAACGGAAGCGAAAACGGATCATCCAATGATGACCTATTCATCTTTGATGAGGCAGGTGCTCCCGGCAAGCGGCGGGACGAGACCGAAGCTGACCTTACCGGCCTGGACAGCGCCCGCGCTGCTGATGATGTCACCAATCCAAATATCCATATGGGTATTGAACGCGGTGAGCTAGATCTGCCAGAAGGTGAAACACGTAGTGGCGTCGCTAACGCTGGTGCGGAACCGCAGTTCTCAAACACTGATGGCCAGGTTGAAGGTGAGCGCTCAGGGGCCGCCAGTCCACGCGATCCCCTGGTAGCTGCCGACGTAGATTCAACTGAACAGGCGGAAGCTGGTTCCGGTAAGTCCGTAGGCTCGTCTCCTGCTGCTGAAAGTCTGCTCGATGAGCCTGAAATGGACCGAGTGGCGATGGACATAAAGCAGTCCAACATGGACGGTGCTGACATTGCTGATGGCGCACTTGCGCAGAACACCGCAAACGTTGAGTCCACTTTTGTGGAGCCCGAAGTGCCATTCCCCGGTCAAAGTGCCGACCGGGAAGAAAATGCAAGTCCGGAAGAAATTGAACTCAGCAACAAAAGTTTCGATGAGAATGCGCCAGGTGCGGTGGTGGGAACGCTCACGACCAACGACCCAGGCGAGCACACCTATCAAGTAAACGACGCCCGGTTTGAGGTGGTCGACGGTGTGTTGAAACTAAAGCCAGGCCTTAGTCTCAACCACGAAGCGGAACCATCGGTTTCTCTCTCCGTCACAATAACGGATGAAGGTGGTTTGTCCTTCACACAGGATTTCACGCTCCTAGTGGGTGATGTGAATGAAGACCCAAGCGACATTGCTCTGTCGAACAGCTCCGTTGACGAGAATGCTGCGGGCGCTGTGGTTGGCTCGCTTAGCACCACGGACGTCGATGACGGCGATACACATTCCTATGCAGTCGACGATGCGCGCTTTGAAGTGGTTGGCGGTGAGCTCAAGCTCAAAGACGGTGTCTCCCTGAACCACGAAGCTGAATCTTCAGTCGCAGTCGAGGTCACGACGACCGATAGCGAGGGTGCGACCTATTCTGAGACCTTCAACATTGCCGTCGGTGATGTGAATGAGGGTCCATCAGATATCTTGCTGAGCAATGCCTCTGTGGATGAGAACGCAGCTGGCGCGGTCGTTGGAACCCTATCGACCAGCGATGTCGACGACGGTGATACACACACGTACGCTGTCGACGATGCCCGCTTTGAAGTGGTCGGCGGAGAGCTCAAGCTCAAAGACGGTGTCACCCTGAACCACGAAGCTGAGAGCAGCATTGCTGTTGAAGTGACGACGACCGATAGCGAGGGCGCGACCTATTCCGAGACCTTCACTATTGCGGTCGGTGATGTGAATGAAGGCCCATCAGACATCAGCCTTTCGAATGCCTCTGTGGATGAGAATGCCGCTGGCGCCGTTGTGGGTACGCTTTCCACGACTGACGTCGATGATGGCGATACCCATACTTACGCGGTGGACGACGCCCGCTTTGAAGTGGTCGGCGGAGAGCTCAAGCTCAAAGACGGTGTCTCTCTCAATCATGAAGCTGAATCTTCAGTCGCAGTCGAGGTCACGACGACCGATAGCGAGGGTGAGACCTATTCCGAGACCTTCAATATCGCGGTCGGTGATGTGAATGAAGGCCCATCAGACATCAGCCTCTCGAATGCCTCTGTGGATGAGAATGCCGCTGGCGCTGTGGTTGGATCACTTTCCACGACTGACGTCGACGCAGGCGATACACATTCCTATGCAGTGGATGATGCGCGCTTTGAAGTCGTCGGTGGGGAACTCAAACTCAAAGACGGTGTGAGCCTGGACCATGAGACCGAGTCCTCGGTTGCGGTTGAGGTCACCACGACCGATGCGTCCGGCGCGACCTACTCCGAGACCTTCAATATCGCGGTCGGTGATGTGAATGAAGGCCCATCGGACATCTCCCTCAGCAATGCGTCTGTGGATGAGAATGCGGCAGGCGCTGTGGTTGGGTCGCTTTCCACGACTGACGTGGATGCTGGCGATAGCCACACCTATGCAGTCGACGATGCCCGCTTTGAAGTGGTCGGCGGAGAGCTGAAGCTCAAAGACGGTGTCTCCCTGAACCACGAAGCTGAGAGC
The DNA window shown above is from Parvibaculaceae bacterium PLY_AMNH_Bact1 and carries:
- a CDS encoding DNA-3-methyladenine glycosylase 2 family protein (Derived by automated computational analysis using gene prediction method: Protein Homology.) codes for the protein MDTCSPSSFPTPDACYAAIQARDTRFDGRFFTGVTSTGIYCRPVCPARLPKRENCTFWPSAAAAEQAGFRACLRCRPEAAPGTPAAQGSAATVSRALRLIGEGALDTGSVCQLADRLGLGERQVRRLFNMHLGANPEAVAATRRLLLANQLLRDTNLPVADIAFASGFSSLRRFNDAFAKRYGEPPTAIRRAARKKGHGATNKDNALPFDLRLRLGFRPPFDWQMILDYFEIRAIPGVEAIDGNRYRRTVRLNDTHAFIEAEPDKTRDILWVRVMSDRPFALADLVMRLRRLFDLDAQPQAIGAHFSDDPLIGPLVEQRPGLRIPGAFDGFELAIRAILGQQVSVKGATTIAGRLVEAYGDEVTPPGDNWPSFLFPEPWTLVRDDLGKLGMPRTRGDTLSTLAKAVSSGAVTLHPGVNVSEMVAALTSLKGIGDWTASYVALRALGDPDAFPSGDLGLQKAAAPHSEKLSAKALAATAENWRPWRGYAALHLWSSLSS
- a CDS encoding ATP-binding cassette domain-containing protein (Derived by automated computational analysis using gene prediction method: Protein Homology. GO_function: GO:0005524 - ATP binding [Evidence IEA]), coding for MSITFDNATEAAVANKPVERKGRPLLSSLLHGGDMDSFVGGTSAGACLMPLLTKLGWRGEARHLAEALPHFVDNLDFDDVRTILSNLNYATTARNMRLCDLRPSQLPCLFSTDGEHIGVIYSRDGDTLSIFDGKQKAEGTIDAGKTKGVAYLVNHADTIEPAPAQRAAGSWIWNVVGRFKKLIAQTFAISFVTNVTALMVPIFIMGVYDRVIGTRSAETLAYFVAGILLIIGVEAALRVIRGRALAYLGARIDAQVGGASFKQLLYMPVSMTESAPVATQLNRLRQFEGVREIFTGPLAAAAFDLPFVIVFLAAIFVIAGTIGWVPVALIAAFTIFGLVMAPIMKKAIAESGEIRNTRQNFLIELVSKQRTLKQCAAEDIWRDRFHSISERAAVANAHTARINMFIQTVAQTLMTIAGVATLAIGTLYAMEGDLSIGALIATMAFVWRVLGPIQSIFLSFSRISQVSQSLKQIDGLMKLPLERDAGRLPSFFRSFKGGITLNNVSLRFSAGSEPALMGAALKVEPGEFIAINGSNGAGKSTLLKVIAGLYKPQAGSVALDGLDIRQLDSGEMRNSIAYLPQHATFFYGTIAQNLRLADPTASDQDIEKAIADAGLADYVKSLPDGAETRFSQEDFANLAGGVRQRLNLARAYVKNAPMLLLDEPAFGLDDAADAALVDKLMSLKGKATILMVTHRPSHMRLADRLVYLDQGRVALDGAPSAVLDRLNG
- a CDS encoding methylated-DNA--[protein]-cysteine S-methyltransferase (Derived by automated computational analysis using gene prediction method: Protein Homology. GO_function: GO:0003908 - methylated-DNA-[protein]-cysteine S-methyltransferase activity [Evidence IEA]; GO_process: GO:0006281 - DNA repair [Evidence IEA]), translating into MPKSKTPLAIATLDTPIGPIRVAAHSGGLARVLFDTQKDEVLDEDPNPSAEAKQHLEAALQALREYFTDERQSFEDLTLAPEGTDFQLSVWQALLNIGYGDTCAYRDIANTIGNPKAVRAVGLANGKNPIPVIVPCHRVIGANGTLTGFGGGLPAKKWLLEHEGALAGSLI
- a CDS encoding HlyD family type I secretion periplasmic adaptor subunit (Derived by automated computational analysis using gene prediction method: Protein Homology. GO_process: GO:0030253 - protein secretion by the type I secretion system [Evidence IEA]), producing the protein MSRRVPPVAQEKTESSKKAKRKAELSKKLALPLTLEESGPPRFYQNLMIVGGVFLALAILWGSITEIKELARADGEVTPAGSVQLVQHLEGGIVAEVLVNEGELVEKDQPLARLQPIAAEGDLGQLAARQVALQLKIERLSANVEARPMDPSLEELDPNLYANELALLEASLTAADRQRQGFLARIEQRKSDIESLSDQRASLKEQVELMLEQVNLRGALLEKGLVSRIAYLETKRTYEQTRVQLISTAGNLAATRESLREEEVGLEELDATLINDALSERSTATAELDETASAIRKLTDRVERLTVFAPVRGIVQDLPAKTIGEVIEPGGLVAQVVPMDDELVAEVRVQPTDIGHIQIGDSAKVKITTYDTARFGDINGEVRRISASTFRDEQDEPYYKVIIALSKAHVGLGAKHHSILPGMVVNAEIITGSKSLVRYLLKPVFRSLDIAFTER
- a CDS encoding PLDc N-terminal domain-containing protein (Derived by automated computational analysis using gene prediction method: Protein Homology.), translated to MLDLQFNGLFGLLILIADIYAIVKTVQSNAETLTKVLWIVVILFLPILGVILWYFFGPRG
- the bioD gene encoding dethiobiotin synthase (Derived by automated computational analysis using gene prediction method: Protein Homology. GO_function: GO:0004141 - dethiobiotin synthase activity [Evidence IEA]; GO_process: GO:0009102 - biotin biosynthetic process [Evidence IEA]), producing the protein MTHLFVTASGTDIGKTVISEILIRQLIAKGKKVAALKPVLSGLEGVPPEETDSGRMLLAMGADVSDQAIAAITPWRFDPPLSPDMAAKRAGLTIQLDELIDFCLAPEDQDFVLVEGAGGVLVPINEEATMSDWMVALKNKADLRVVLVVGSYLGTISHTLTALESLKARGLTPAVIVISTSEVNPVPVEETVEVMGRFADNVPIAIVPRLDEAPAPDLTQYLD
- a CDS encoding ABC transporter transmembrane domain-containing protein (Derived by automated computational analysis using gene prediction method: Protein Homology. GO_component: GO:0016020 - membrane [Evidence IEA]; GO_function: GO:0005524 - ATP binding [Evidence IEA]; GO_function: GO:0042626 - ATPase-coupled transmembrane transporter activity [Evidence IEA]; GO_process: GO:0055085 - transmembrane transport [Evidence IEA]) encodes the protein MSKQQPSDGPRNKIQSAVDSLRVFISGGRDERFAGFTAKGAGPLSPPILIGSISINFFALATPLALLQVYDRIIPNQAVETLTIMVMGLIGIMCIDAVFRYSRSCLVIWYAAQLDHALNVTLVDRFLETSPQDFEKETPGGYMDKLGALETIRDFEGGQSRLLMLDLPFVGAFLGLIWIIGGSLVLVPIALFAVLVVVTAISGSALRKVLSDRWAFDDRRYSFVVETLNGIPAIKSMAMEPQILRRYERLLRTGASATYRTIELGGIAQSFGAVFAGVTMVAVVSVGALLVIDGSLTMGSLAACTLLSGRTIQPLLKGLSLWTQLQSVDVAREKAASLLDLPGGQVTASQNTVPNLAGQIDLKRASFRYGPDLPDVVKAVSAKFKSGEMISVTGIDNSGKSTLIRLITGEARPTEGNVMIDGMDVTGPHQKALSNWVAYIPPNPVLFQGTILENLAMFRTGEAIDNARLAARAIGLEEDIHRLPEGYDTRVNQGIAEQLPGGFLQRMTIARALAMKPQVLLFDEANNTLDQKGDQKVLKALQVLKGGPTIIAVTHRPSLKRIADRHFEMKDGVLTEVSLANAASAPAPAPMHAPAEAAS